A section of the Malus sylvestris chromosome 17, drMalSylv7.2, whole genome shotgun sequence genome encodes:
- the LOC126612061 gene encoding AAA-ATPase ASD, mitochondrial-like: MMGEMWAQMGSVIASVMFVNAIVQQYLPPHLRYHVGRYTQKLVGFVYPYIQIIFDEFTNDFRKRSEIYSAIQSYLSAKSSTRAKRLKAHEVKDSKSLVLGMDDNEEVTDEFQGVKLSWVLRKQTANQTSFSFYPQSDEKKHYRLTFHRRHRDIITRSYLDHVIKEGKELLVSNRQRKLYINNPTQDWHPYRGTKWSHVAFEHPASFETLAMDPKMKEEIISDLIKFRKGKEYYAKIGKPWKRGYLLYGPPGTGKSTMVAAMSNFMDYDVYDLELTTVKDNTELRKLLIDTPSKSIIVIEDIDCSLDLTGQRKKKKEKDEEDKEENKDPVRKMREGQENPQSKVTLSGLLNFIDGIWSACGGERLIVFTTNYVEKLDPALIRRGRMDKHIELSYCCFEAFKVLARNYLDLDSHELFETIARLLGETNMTPADVAENLMPKSVRQDAESCLKNLIEALEAAKEEARVKAEEEAKSKAEEEAKLKVEKEEKEKDLPKVEEKCNGKQVETGEENRVRA; the protein is encoded by the coding sequence ATGATGGGAGAAATGTGGGCTCAAATGGGCTCGGTGATTGCGAGTGTCATGTTCGTTAATGCCATAGTTCAACAATACCTTCCCCCCCATCTTCGGTACCATGTAGGAAGATACACTCAAAAACTAGTGGGCTTTGTCTACCCTTACATCCAAATCATCTTTGATGAATTCACCAATGATTTTCGCAAGCGAAGCGAAATCTATTCCGCCATCCAGAGCTACCTCAGTGCGAAATCTTCCACTCGGGCTAAGCGGTTAAAAGCTCATGAAGTCAAGGACAGCAAGTCTCTGGTCCTTGGCATGGATGACAATGAAGAAGTGACTGATGAATTTCAAGGCGTTAAGCTTTCATGGGTTTTGAGGAAACAAACGGCGAATCAGACTTCATTTTCTTTCTATCCTCAGTCTGATGAGAAGAAACATTATAGGCTGACGTTCCACAGACGCCATAGAGATATCATCACGAGGTCTTACCTTGATCATGTGATTAAAGAAGGGAAAGAGTTATTGGTGAGCAACAGGCAACGAAAGCTCTATATCAACAATCCTACACAGGATTGGCATCCCTACAGGGGGACAAAGTGGAGCCATGTGGCGTTTGAGCACCCGGCATCATTTGAAACCCTAGCAATGGACCCGAAAATGAAGGAGGAAATCATCAGTGACCTCATCAAGTTCAGAAAGGGAAAGGAGTACTATGCGAAAATCGGGAAGCCTTGGAAGCGGGGTTATCTCCTTTACGGGCCACCAGGCACTGGAAAGTCTACCATGGTTGCTGCCATGTCTAATTTCATGGATTATGATGTCTATGATCTTGAGTTAACGACGGTGAAGGACAACACTGAGCTGAGGAAGCTACTGATTGACACGCCGAGTAAGTCTATAATTGTGATTGAGGACATTGATTGCTCGCTTGATCTTACAGGACagcgaaagaagaagaaggagaaggatgaGGAggacaaggaagaaaataaggaTCCAGTTCGAAAAATGAGGGAAGGTCAAGAAAACCCACAGAGCAAGGTGACTCTTTCGGGGCTGCTAAACTTTATCGATGGGATTTGGTCAGCTTGTGGAGGGGAGAGATTGATTGTGTTTACGACTAATTATGTGGAGAAACTTGATCCTGCGCTCATTAGAAGAGGAAGGATGGACAAACACATAGAATTGTCCTACTGCTGCTTCGAAGCATTCAAAGTGCTTGCTAGGAattatttggatttggattcacACGAGTTGTTTGAAACGATTGCTCGTTTGTTGGGCGAAACCAATATGACTCCTGCTGATGTCGCTGAGAACTTGATGCCTAAGTCTGTTAGGCAGGATGCTGAATCTTGTTTGAAGAACTTGATCGAAGCTCTTGAGGCTGCGAAGGAGGAGGCAAGAGTGAAGGCCGAGGAAGAAGCAAAATCAAAGGCAGAGGAAGAGGCAAAACTGAAGgtagagaaagaagaaaaagagaaagaccTGCCAAAAGTTGAAGAGAAATGCAATGGAAAACAAGTTGAAACGGGCGAAGAAAACAGAGTTAGGGCTTGA